AATTGTATCGGGATTATGAACCGTATGCAGAGTTTTGCTATGAAACGATCGCGTTGCATCATCTGCTCTTTCCGGTTCTACACCAATAACTTTACATTGCGGAGAAAGTGTTTTAGCCGCGATCGCGCATCCCGATAACAGACCTCCACCACCACAACAAACTAAGAGTAAATCTAATTCTCCCACTCCTTCGATTAATTCTTTAGCAGTTGTACCCTGTCCGGCGATAACTTGAGGACGGTCGTAGGGGTGAATAAAAGTGAGTTGGCGTTCCCGACAGAGTTCGGCTGCTAACTCTTCCCTTGTCATTTCGGCGCGATCGTATAACAGTACCTCTGCACCATAACCCTGCGTAGCAGCTAACTTCACAGCTGGAGCATCCTCCGGCATGACAATTGTAGTGGGAATGTTGAGTAATTTACCCGAAAGCGCGATCGCCTGAGCGTGATTTCCCGAAGAAAATGTGAGTACACCCTGCCTTTTTTGTTGTTCTGAGAGCTGAGACAAAGCATTATACGCTCCCCGAAATTTAAATGCTCCCATTCTTTGGAAGTTTTCGCACTTAAAAAACACCTGTCTTTGCGTCAGTTCGTTTACCGTTCTGGAAGTCATTACGGGAGTTTTGTGAGCAACACCTGTCAACCGTTGGTGTGCTGCTTCGATATCTGCAAAGGTGACAATATTGGTGTCGATGGGAGCTTCTGTTTTAGACATGACTCAAAGCGATGAGGAAACAGACTAATAACAACCCTAGAATTAACAGCAAAGATTGATTGCGCTTCAGCCAATTTTGCAACCCAACAGCAGGACTCCTACTTTTTTGTCTTTGCTCCTCCTCCAATCGTTTTTGCTCGATGTTTTGGTAAAGCGTACACTCTGTCGCATATGGACGCTGGGGATACGTGCAGCTATCATCTAAATGGTAAGTACAAGTTTTACACAAAGGTTCGTCACCGGTAGCACGGTGTAAGGGAATGCCTGGATGACCGAATGCTTTGAGCGGCGTGCGGCAATAAGGACAGTTGACTACCTGAGAGTCAACTGCTTGATGACAACGGGGACAGGTAGGCATGGTACAAAGCAATTACGACTGAGGAAACTTGCGAACTTGATACTCGGATGACTGAATCAACTCGTAGGTTTTCCCCATCTGCTGGGCAAACTTAGCATCAATCTTGTCGAGTTGCTCGGTAGGGATAGATTTCCATTGCTCTCGCGTTGCCCAACGAATAATCATCACAACCTCCGTTGGGACATTAGGTTCTATCCAAACCTCTTTACTGAGAAAACCAGGATAGCCAGATAGTGCAGTCGTCCAAATTTCTGCATCTTTTTGGATAAATTTCTCCCTTAATTCAGGAGTAACTTTAAACTTGAGAAACTCAATAACCACGCGCTTTTTTCTCTACTGCTCGAAAGGATGGCGATCGCCAAATTTGCCAGAATATAACAGGAGGAGTTGGGGTGACATGTTTTTAGCATAGCTCGATCGCAGCGCTATTTCTGTAGGGGCGAGTTCACCCGAAATCTCTGTAAGTCACAAAGTCTCTTGGTAAACCCGCCCCTACAACTTGTTGATAAATTCCTTTAACTAACTGGATAGCAGGATGGATAATAACAACTGGATTAAACAACTATTGATGCTTGGTGTTGGTACGACTTCCCTTGTAGCTGAGAAGTTGCGGGAAGTAAGCGATGAATTGGTCAAGGATGGCAAAATGAATTCTGACCAAGCCAAAGTGTTTGTAGACAACATGATGCAGCAGCTCAAGATCGATCCCACAACTTTTGAGGCGCAGTTGCAACGGCAGATCCGTAATGTCATGCAGGATCTTGGCGTACCCCGTCAGTCAGAAATGGACGAGTTACGGGGACGGATCGATCGCCTAGAGCGTCAAATCCGCGATTTGGAAAATAAGATGTGGCGTTAGATGGTAATGGGTAATGGGTAAGTCAAAAGCCAAAAGTCAAAAGTCAAAATCAGCCTCTAGTCTCTCGCCTCTTGCGATCTCCAACTACCAATTACCAATTACCAACTACCCCATTACAAGATATAGTAGTGACGCACTTGCATAGCTGAAGGAGGGTCTAATTTTGAAAGAAATTCTCATCAGCGTGGGAATTACGTTAGTTTGCGTAGTGCTTTTGGTGCTAGCTCAGGTAGGAGGAGCGAAAGATAACGCTCTGGCTGAGACTACATCTGTTCAAGCATCAACTCAAGCCACATCCAGCACGCTTATAGCCCAGAAGCCAACGCAAACCCCAACTGCACCAAATAAGGTAACTCCAATGTCTGACAATAAAGCAATTACAACTGATTCTGGGCTGAAATACACCGTCCTCCAAGAGGGAAGCGGAGAAATGCCGAAAAAAGGTCAAACCGTCGTAGTTCACTATACAGGAACTTTAGAAGATGGTTCTAAGTTCGATAGCTCTCGCGATCGCGGTCAGCCTTTTTCATTTAAAGTTGGTACGGGACAAGTCATTAAAGGCTGGGATGAAGCACTCAGCACGATGAAAGTAGGCGAACGTCGCCAAATCGTCATTCCCCCAGAATTAGGTTACGGCGCTCGCGGTGCGGGTGGCGTTATTCCTCCCAACGCTACGCTGATTTTTGACGTGGAGTTGTTGAAGGTTAATTAATTAGTCATTTGTCACTGGTCATTTGTCATTGGCAAACACAAATGACCAATGACGTAGGGCGTAGACACCCGAAGGGTGGCTTCTCGAAGAATAGCCCTTCCCGAAGGGTATGACAAATGACAATTTAAAAATTCTGCTTGGCTAAATTCACAAATTTGGTCAAGTTTGGATCGAATAATAGCTTCACGGTTCCGGTGGGACCGTTGCGGTGTTTGGCGATGATGACTTCGGCAATGTTGCGATCGGGAGAGTCGGGGTTGTAATAAGAATCGCGGTAAAGCATAATCACGATATCCGCGTCTTGTTCGATCGAACCCGATTCTCGCAAGTCTGACATCATCGGGCGTTTGCTATTCCGGGCTTCTACACTACGGCTGAGCTGAGAAAGGGCAATAATTGGTACGTTGAGTTCTCTCGCTAAACCTTTGAGCGATCGCGTGATTTTTGATAATTCTTGGACGCGATTATCGCCGCTACCTTCCATTAATTGCAAATAATCGATCAGAATTAAACCTAATTCTTTACCTTTTTCTGCTTGCAGGCGACGAGCTTGACTACGCATTTCCATCACGGTAATGTTTGGCGTATCGTCAATATATATCGGTAAATCTGACAGTTCGCCGATCGCGTGAGACAATAATTCCCACTCGTTCTGAGCAATTCTTCCCGTCCGCAACCTCTGACTCTCAATTCCCGCTTCGCTGGACAACAAGCGCTGTACCAGCTGCTCTTTTGACATTTCCAAACTAAATACTGCGACAGGAAACTTGTGCAGTCTCGCAATATTATGCGCCAAACCTAGAGCAAAGCTGGTTTTTCCCATTGCCGGACGACCAGCGATAATAATCAAGTCAGAACGCTGGAAACCGCCCGTCATCGCATCGAGATCGTAATAGTTACACGATAGCCCAGGCTGAGCAATGCCTTGATTGTGACTCTCAATATCTTGAAAGGTATAGATTAAAGTATCGGAAATTGACACTAATTTCTGCTGCGGGCGTTCCTGAGTCACGCCGAAAACCTTTTGTTCTGCTTGGTCGAGGACAGTTGCTAGTTCTTTCTCTGTCTCAAATCCTAGTTGGACGATTTCATTTCCCGATGTAATTAACTGACGGCGGAGATACTTATCCATCACCAAGCCAGCTAAAGCATCAATATTAATTGCGGAAACCGTCCGGTCTACCAGCTGGACTAATTTGCTTTTACCACCGATTTTACTGAGGAGTTCGCGATCGCTCAACCAACCAACAACACATAGTAAATCTGTAGGTTTACCCTGCGCGTGCAGTTGCAGTGCGGCGCGATAAATTTCTTTATGGGCATCAATATAAAAGGCATCGGCAATTAGGCGATCGCTCACTCTGCCAATTGCTTCGGGATCGAGTAGAATACCACCTAGAATCGCTTCTTCTGCCTCAACATTTTGAGGTGGCAGGCGATCGACACCATCACTGACAAATTTTTGTTGATTATTGTACATATATAAAAAATAACAGGCAAAAGTTCAAGAAGCTCTCTCTACTTTTACCCGATTTTTTAATCAAGGGGTAAGGGAGAAGTCAAAAGTCAAAAGTCAAAAGTCAAAATTATTTATTCACAAATGACCAATGACGAATGACCGATGACTACTCTGCTACAACCTTCACTTCTACCGTTGCTGTCACATCTTGATGTAACTTCACATCAGCTTTGTAAGTACCGAGTTTACTAATGTCAGGTAAGGTAATACCACGACGATCCACTTCTTGACCGATCGCTTGCTGAATTAAGGTAGCTAATTCCCGGTCTGTCACCGTACCAAAGATTGCTTCTTTCTCTCCTACTTGCTTGGCAATGGTGAAACTGCCAACTTTTTCTAAAGCCGCTTTCAATTCTTGTGCTTGCTGCTTTAATTCTAATTGCCGTTGCCGTTCAACTTCTCGACGACGTTCGACTTGCTTTAAAACTCCAGCTGTAACTGGTACTGCCATTTTTTTAGGCAGCAAATAATTGCGGGCGTAGCCTGGGGCTACATCAACTAGGTCGCCATTTTTGCCTAGCTTGAGTATGTCTTGCGTTAAAACTAATTGCACTCGTTTCGCCATGAGCTGTCCTGTATACTTAAATATTTTTCTGCGATCGCGGTTACTACTGAAGATAGGATACCAAACCAATCCTTTGCACCGGACTACCCCCTATCATCTTTCTATGAGAGAAAGATAAGAGGGGGTAGAGTACCTGTACCAACAGGTTTGTAGCCTTGAGCCGCGACCGACGGTATGAAAAGGCTCTTACCTTTGCTACCGTCTCCAGACTCATCTTTAATGGAGCTAGGGCAAGACTTACTATTTTAGTCGAATTGTAGAGATAAATGCAAGTAAAGGTGGGTTCGCCAACCATATTTATTGCTCAACTTGAAAATCTATGTAAACCCGCCTTTACCAGACTTAGAGAAAGCAAAAAGCGCCCCCCTTTTTGGGGAGGCGCTTATGAGTTAGAAGAGCGAATTAGCCATTGAGGGAAGGAGCTTCGACAGCAGCTAAGTCGAGGGGGAAGTTGTGAGCGTTGCGCTCGTGCATCACTTCCATACCCAGGTTAGCGCGGTTGAGGATGTCTGCCCATGTACCAATCGCATGTCCTTGAGAGTCAACCACCGACTGGTTGAAGTTGAAGCCGTTGAGGTTGAACGCCATGGTGCTGATGCCCAAGGAGGTGAACCAAATCCCGATGACGGGCCATGCTGCGAGGAAGAAGTGCAGCGCGCGGCTGTTGTTGAACGATGCGTATTGGAAGATCAAGCGACCGAAGTAGCCGTGAGCTGCAACGATGTTGTAGGTTTCTTCTTCTTGTCCGAATTTGTAACCGTAGTTCTGAGATTCGGTTTCGGTTGTTTCACGTACCAAGGAAGAGGTAACCAAAGAACCGTGCATCGCGCTGAACAGCGCTCCACCGAATACACCAGCTACACCTAATTGGTGGAAGGGGTGCATCAGGATGTTGTGCTCGGCTTGGAACACTAACATGAAGTTGAATGTTCCCGAAATGCCCAAGGGCATCCCGTCAGAGAAAGAGCCTTGTCCGATTGGGTAAATCAAGAAGACTGCGGTTGCTGCTGCTACTGGTGCAGAGTATGCGACGCAGATCCAAGGACGCATTCCTAAGCGGTAGGATAGTTCCCATTCACGTCCCATGTAGCAGAATACGCCGATCAAGAAGTGGAAAATTACCAATTGGTAAGGTCCACCGTTGTACAGCCATTCGTCTAATGAGGCTGCTTCCCAAATCGGGTAGAAGTGCAAGCCGATGGCGTTGGAAGATGGCACTACTGCACCAGAGATGATGTTGTTGCCGTAGATCAAAGAACCTGCTACTGGTTCGCGGATCCCGTCGATGTCTACCGGGGGGGCGGCGATGAAGGCGACGATGAAGCAGGTGGTTGCAGCGAGCAACGTGGGGATCATCAACACGCCGAACCAGCCAATGTATAGGCGGTTCTCTGTGCTTGCTACCCAGTTACAAAACTGTTCCCACAAGGAAGCGCTTTCGCGTCTTTGTAATGTGGTTGTCATGGTTCTATGTATTGCGTTTGGTTATGCAAATCAGGGTTTGTTTTCCCTGTTGTTAACACTATAAAGAACTTCATTGAGTTTTGTAAAGATTATGAAGATTAGCTTATATTATGAATGTTATAAGTTTGTTTTATAATTTAACAACTCAGCCTAAAAATAAAAGAGCTGAAAACTTTTTCTAGCAAAGCTTTCAGCCGTATTACATAAGTAGCTAATTCTGAATTGCGAATTAATGAATTACGAATTAGTTTTCTTCCTTAGCCTCCTCAGCTCCCTCAGCTCCCTCAGCTCACCCAAACGAATATTCTTTAACAAAGTACGAGGAACTCAACCAGGAGGCCAACTCATTTGTCGCCCGCCAAGAATGTGAAGGTGCATGTGATCCACAGTTTGTCCGCCGTCTGCACCAGTATTAATCACGACGCGATAGCCGTTATTCAGTCCTACTTGCTGGGCGACTCGCTTAACAGTTAGTAACAAATGACCCATAAGGGCGTGGTCGCGAGATTCGGCATCCGATAGCTTGGCTATAGGTTTTTTGGGAATCACGAGGATGTGAACGGGGGCTTGGGGATTAATATCTTTAAATGCGATCGCCAGTTCGTCTTCATAAACGATATTGGCGGGAATTTCTTTACGAATGATTTTGCCAAAAATAGTATCTGTAGTTTCACTCATGCCGATCGCCCTTGAACTCTGTTAGAGATTCTAAAGGGTTCTTGTCATGGAAGAAAGATAAAATGCTGGCACGGGTTTGGAGTGCATCAATTGTCGGTATCGATGCTGTCAAAGTAGGAGTCGAAATCGATGTCTCGGCGGGGCTACCGGGAATTGTCGTGGTAGGATTACCGGATCTGGCAGTTCAGGAGTCGAAAGAACGGGTGAAAGCAGCGCTCAAAAACGCTGGGTATGCTTTTCCGCTGAAAAGGATCGTAATTAACTTAGCGCCAGCAGATATTAGGAAAGAAGGACCCAGCTTCGATTTACCGATGAGCGTGGGCATTTTGGCGGCTTCAGAGCAGGTCAACCCGCAAATGCTAGGGGATTTCTTATTTCTGGGTGAAGTCTCCTTGGATGGCGGCTTGCGGGCAGTGGCTGGTGTCTTACCCGTGGCGGCGGCGGCGCAAAAAATGGGGATTACTGGGTTAGTCGTACCCGCAGATAATGCCCAGGAAGCAGCTTTAGTGCAAGGGATATCAGTTTATGGTTTTCAATCTTTATCGGAAGTCGCAGCATTTCTCAATCAGCCAGAAAAGTTTCAGCCCGTGCAGTTTGAAGGCACGCGGGAGATCGTCAGAAGTGTCCATTGTGGTGCAGATTTAAAAGATGTCAAAGGACAAGCTCACGCTCGTAGAGCCTTAGAAATTGCCGCAGCTGGGGGGCATAACTTAATTTTTGTGGGTCCGCCTGGGAGCGGGAAAACGATGTTGGCTCGTCGTCTTCCGGCGATTTTGCCACCACTCAGTTTTCATGAGGCGTTGGAAGTTACCCAAATTCATTCCGTAGCGGGGTTGTTAAAAAATAAAGGTTCGCTAGTTGCAGAACGTCCCTTTCGTAGTCCCCACCATTCCGCCTCTGGTCCTTCTTTAGTTGGTGGCGGGACTTTTCCTCGTCCTGGGGAAATTTCTTTAGCTCACCACGGAGTTCTATTCTTAGATGAATTAACAGAATTCAAGCGGGATGTATTGGAATTTCTGCGCCAACCTTTAGAAGACGGTCACGTCACTGTATCTCGTACTCGCCAATCGGTGATGTTTCCCGCCCAATTTACTTTAGTCGCGAGTACAAATCCTTGTCCTTGTGGTTATTTTGGCGATTCAATCCAAGCGTGTACTTGTTCCCCCAGGCAAAGAGAGCAATACTGGGCAAAGCTTTCGGGTCCCTTGATGGATCGAATTGACTTGCAGGTGGCGGTGAATCGACTGAAACCAGAGGAAATTACCCAGCAACCTACGGGGGAAGATTCGGAAAGCGTTAGGCAAAGAGTACAAGCAGCACGCGATCGCACCTGCGATCGGTTTGAGTCAGAATTATCGGTAAGTTGTAACGCAGCAATGCAAAGTCGCCATTTGCGGAAGTGGTGTCAGTTAGATGATACTTCTAAAAGCTTATTAGAAGGAGCAATTCGGAAATTAGGCTTGTCCGCCAGAGCCAGCGATCGCATTCTCAAAGTGGCGCGGACAATTGCCGACTTAGGGGCAGAGAAAAACTTGCAAAGCCATCACGTCGCCGAGGCAATTCAGTATAGAACTATAGATCGAATGCAGTAACCGCGCTAAATTACCCATTAGCCTCATACAATATAGTGCTGAGCCTCTATTTCTGTCCCCGTGTTAGCCCAACCGCCATCAGGATTACCTCGCCGTCCGCGTCGCTTGCCAAATCAGCGCTGGCAAATACATCCAGCTCAACCGGAGTTGGTCAGCCAGTTGACCACAATAAACCAGCTCTCACCTATAGTCAACCAGCTTTTAGTCAATCGCGGCATCGAGACACCAGCGCAGGCAGAAATATTTATCAATCCAGAAACTTTAGATTTGCCCTCACCCCTAGAGGCATTTTCCGACCTAGCGATCGCCATAGACTTATTAGAACAAGCGATCGCTTCCCAAGAGAAAATTGCCATTTGCGGCGACTACGATGCTGATGGGATGACGAGTACAGCCTTGCTACTCCGCAGCCTGCGCTGGTTGGGGGCGCAAGTCGATTATGCCATTCCCAGCCGGATGCAGGAGGGCTATGGAATTAACAAGCGGATTGTCGAAGAATTCCACAGTGAAGGCGTGCGGCTGATTTTAACCGTAGATAATGGTATTGCCGCGATCGAACCAATCGCCAGAGCAAGAGAACTCGGTTTAAATGTCATCGTCACCGACCATCACGACATTCCCCCCACTTTACCCCCAGCAAACGCGATCCTCAATCCCAAACTCATTCCCGAATCTTCACCTTATTGGGGTTTAGCTGGGGTTGGTGTTGCTTACGTCCTAGCTATTTGTCTGGCTCAGAAAACAGGACAACTCAAGGGTTTAGTCAAGCCTTTATTGGAACTCTTTACACTAGGAACGATCGCCGATCTCGCACCTTTAATCGGTGTCAATCGTCGGTGGCTGAAACGCGGATTGAGACTGCTGCCTCAGTCTCAGCTTGAGGGAATTCAAGCCTTGATTCAAGTTAGTGGTGTGAACGACAAAAATAAGTCACTCAAACCAGATGATATCGGTTTTCGCCTCGGTCCCCGTATTAATGCGATCGGGCGAATTGGCGATCCGCAAATTGTTATCGATCTATTGACAACTGATGATGCCGGAATTGCCTTAGAACGGGCAATGCAATGCGAACAAATTAACGCCCGTCGCCAACAACTTTGCGAAGAAATCGAACGGGAAGCGATCGCTTATGTCGAATCATCGCACGCCATGTCTCTACAAGAGGATCGCGTCTTACTTGTCGTTCAACCAAATTGGCATCACGGCGTAATCGGGATCGTCGCCTCTCGCCTGGTAGAACGCTACGGCGTACCCGTATTTATTGGCACGTATGAAGACGAACATCACATTCGCGGTTCAGCACGTAGTATTCCTGAATTTAATGTTTTTGATGCCTTAGAATTCTGTCGAGATTTATTAGGTAAGTTTGGCGGACATAAAGCAGCAGGTGGTTTTTCCCTTTCAGCCGAAAACTTAGAAGCATTGCGATCGCGTCTGATTCAATTTGCTAACTCTTGTTTGCAACCGGAACACTTAAAGCCACTGCTACAAATTGACACGCAAGCCAATTTAGATCGGCTCAATTTACAACTTTATCAACAGTTAGATATTTTACATCCCTGTGGAATTGAAAATCCAGAACCCGTTTTTTGGACGGCTAATGTTAAAGTCATCGACCAGCAGATTATTGGTAAGGGTCATATTAAATTAACTGTAGTTCAAGAAAAAGATTTATCTGTAGGGGCGCACAGCCGTGCGCCCCTACAACAAATGAAAGCGATCGCCTGGCGTTGGCGCGAATATTTCCCTTTACCACCACGGATAGATATTGCCTATCGTTTGCGAGAAAATACTTGGAATGGTAATACTAATATTGAGTTAGAATTAATCGGCGTGCGCCTACCTAATCAGCCGCAAATATTATTTTCACTCAGACGAACTGCCACTACAATTCCCTTTGAATACAAACAGCGGCGTTATACTTGCGGTGTTTTCCCTACAAACAATTCATTAGAATTAAGGATTAAGAACACTGAAGGACGAGTTTTAGCAATTGAGGCAGGAAATCTGATGGGGTTATTAGGTAGTAGCCGTAAAGATGCTACTCAAGTCGATCTCTTTCAACCCCATTATTACAATCTTGTTCAAGCTGCAATTCAAGCTTTGGAGATGGCTAAAACTTAATTTTCTATACAGATTCAGGGCGATTAATTTGGTTAAACTTTGCTCTCAAAGTTTCTATTCTGCTGCGATTTACACCCAAATCTGACTCACCCATACGAGAAGCCGAACGCACGTGGATGACTCTAGCGTTCTCATCCAAAGAAAATTCTACATCATCTACAAACCCAACAACAGGAATGGTAAATTCCGTATAGAGGTAATTTTCTGACTGAGCGATCGGTTTTGTTCTTCTAAATGACTGAAGCACAGTTTTTAAGTCAGTCATAGCCGCTTGAGCAGAGGAATTATAAATAAAAGACTCGATTTTATGTGCGGGATCTTGACTCTGACTGCTAACACAATTAGGAGTGTTGGGACAAGGTGCAAGTTCACCCGCACGAACGCCTAAATTGTCGGGGCGAGTTCCAGCAAGTAACTGCGGTTCTCCTGTTAAAGATATTTTCGTTCCTAGTAAACAAGCAAAAACTAATAGTAAAGATATGCAGGTGAAAAGTACTCGCTTGATTACTGAATTTGATTGAGTGGCGATCGCTGACATTGTTTCACCTCTAAAATGTTTTTACATGGATAAACGCCAAGGTATACTTTTCAAGTAACATTCTTAAAAATCAAAAAGCCTGTATCCACTCTTTAACTTCATACTCCGTCCAAATTCCATTAACCCAATACGGATCGGACTCAATTAAATTCCGTACTGTCGCCTCATCTTCTGCTTCATAAATCCCAAATACTTTGGTCACATCTTTAGTCGGACCAATTGTAATTAAAACCCCAGCTTCTTTCTGTTTTGCCAGTCCATCTAAATGTGCTTGTCGATAAGGTACGCGCTTTTCCAACACGTCCTCGCAGTAACTTCCCCACACGATATATTTAGGCATAATCTTTTTCGCTCTTTACGTTTTTGTCGCTCGATATTGTGATTTCTCTTACTCTTTTTGTCAAGATAGGCTATTTCAAAGTTTAGGGTAAAAAATTAAACCAAACTCAAATTTACCATTTTCATGCCATCAGCCATGAATTCAAACTTGCTTGAGATAACCTTCATACCGCTGTCTTAATTGTTCGACAGTTAAACTCTGCGTCCAATACTCTACCAAAGCATGACCGAATGCCCAAGCATTATTTTCTGGAGATGCTGAGTTTTCCAATAACAACGACCACAGGGCGAGTAAGTCGAAGTTATGCGGATTTTTATCTGGGTTGAGCAGTGAAAATAGTTCGTATGCCATTTGTAATTTACCAATGACAACAGGCAATTGTTCCACTGGAATCTGCGCTGCTAGGAGATTAGCTAAGGTAGGCGATCCGGTTGAGATGGTGGAAATAAACTGGAGGACAGGGCTTTTGAGTAAAGCCGTGAGTCCTTGAGTCGTTGCCATTTGGAAGGTGTAGCGATCGATGATTTTGGCGGCGGCGGTGGTGCGAGTGTCTAAATCGCGCATGAAGCGTGCTAGCCGCAGTTGTTTGGCAGGGGCGATCGCCTGAACTAAGGTTAAGGATAGCGCGTCGATTCCCCAAGCAATTCGACCAACTTGCGGATCTGCCGTAACAATTGGTAGCACCACATCGCAATAATTCGCTAGCAGTTGGGCGCGATACTGAATCGCCTCTCGGATGAAAATTTCTTTGGGGCGGTCGCCCAGTTCCCAATTATAAGGCGGTTGCCACTCGCGAATCGGACGCAACCGATCGACTTGGGTGACAGCTGTAATTACGGGCAAGTCCGTTACTTCTGCCTGAATATCTTTGAGAAAGTCTACATCCATTTGTAAAGCTGGATCGAGGGCAGGATTGACAAGTAGCAACAAATCTGAGTTGCTGGCATATTCGAGAACTTGTTCTCGTAATTCAGCGCCATTAACCTGTTCGTATCCCGGCGTATCCCACAGTGTCAGAGTTTCTCCCGTATCAGTTTGCCAGCGATAATTTTGCAAGCGATCGGTGCTGGGTAAAACATCAACGGCGGCGAGTTCTGCCCTAAACAAGGTATTAATTAAGCTGCTTTTTCCGGCTCCAGTGCGTCCTACTAAGAGAATGCTGACAGGTTTTTGCTCTACAATTTCCACAGGCTCGGCTTGCGACAAAATTTCTCGCAGAGTTTGAGTCTTTGCCTGGGGTAAAGTTTGAGTCTTGGATGATTCTAAACCAGGTAAGGTATCGCCACTGTAGAGGGCGATCGCTTGCCGACACAGATTTCTTAACGCTGCTTCCCGTAACAATTGACTCAAATTGACCAAAAGTTGTCGATCTGCCTGGTTTGTGTAACGCTGGCTAGCTTTTTTCGCTACGGCGGCGGCTGGGTTCAAAAGCCACTGTGCTAAGTTCCATGCCCGCCAGAATTTGCGCGCCGATGGCTCTAGCTTGCGGTAAACTTCATATGCCTCATATGCTTGCCCGACGGTAACTTGATTCAAAGCAGGCGATAATTTTTGCATCCACCGATCTAAATCGTCTACCGTCCCTCGGATCAGTCCGTAAGCTTGGGGAATATAGATATTTAAAAGCGGATACTTGACTTCTGGGTGATAAATCTGGGCGATCGCGACAACTAAATCTTGACAGCGCTGCCAAAAAGTTTGCCAGTCCTCCCACAAAGGGCGATCGCTTTGTGCTACAACGAGAATTTCTTGTAGCGTGGCTTCTGCTTTCTTGCTGCTGTCTGGCGTTGAGAGTGGTGCATCAGCGGAAAACGATTCTATTTCTTTGCTAACTTCTGCGGCTACAGCCTCCATCTCCACGACAACAGGACGTGTCCAC
This window of the Chroococcidiopsis thermalis PCC 7203 genome carries:
- a CDS encoding YifB family Mg chelatase-like AAA ATPase, translating into MLARVWSASIVGIDAVKVGVEIDVSAGLPGIVVVGLPDLAVQESKERVKAALKNAGYAFPLKRIVINLAPADIRKEGPSFDLPMSVGILAASEQVNPQMLGDFLFLGEVSLDGGLRAVAGVLPVAAAAQKMGITGLVVPADNAQEAALVQGISVYGFQSLSEVAAFLNQPEKFQPVQFEGTREIVRSVHCGADLKDVKGQAHARRALEIAAAGGHNLIFVGPPGSGKTMLARRLPAILPPLSFHEALEVTQIHSVAGLLKNKGSLVAERPFRSPHHSASGPSLVGGGTFPRPGEISLAHHGVLFLDELTEFKRDVLEFLRQPLEDGHVTVSRTRQSVMFPAQFTLVASTNPCPCGYFGDSIQACTCSPRQREQYWAKLSGPLMDRIDLQVAVNRLKPEEITQQPTGEDSESVRQRVQAARDRTCDRFESELSVSCNAAMQSRHLRKWCQLDDTSKSLLEGAIRKLGLSARASDRILKVARTIADLGAEKNLQSHHVAEAIQYRTIDRMQ
- the recJ gene encoding single-stranded-DNA-specific exonuclease RecJ, with translation MLAQPPSGLPRRPRRLPNQRWQIHPAQPELVSQLTTINQLSPIVNQLLVNRGIETPAQAEIFINPETLDLPSPLEAFSDLAIAIDLLEQAIASQEKIAICGDYDADGMTSTALLLRSLRWLGAQVDYAIPSRMQEGYGINKRIVEEFHSEGVRLILTVDNGIAAIEPIARARELGLNVIVTDHHDIPPTLPPANAILNPKLIPESSPYWGLAGVGVAYVLAICLAQKTGQLKGLVKPLLELFTLGTIADLAPLIGVNRRWLKRGLRLLPQSQLEGIQALIQVSGVNDKNKSLKPDDIGFRLGPRINAIGRIGDPQIVIDLLTTDDAGIALERAMQCEQINARRQQLCEEIEREAIAYVESSHAMSLQEDRVLLVVQPNWHHGVIGIVASRLVERYGVPVFIGTYEDEHHIRGSARSIPEFNVFDALEFCRDLLGKFGGHKAAGGFSLSAENLEALRSRLIQFANSCLQPEHLKPLLQIDTQANLDRLNLQLYQQLDILHPCGIENPEPVFWTANVKVIDQQIIGKGHIKLTVVQEKDLSVGAHSRAPLQQMKAIAWRWREYFPLPPRIDIAYRLRENTWNGNTNIELELIGVRLPNQPQILFSLRRTATTIPFEYKQRRYTCGVFPTNNSLELRIKNTEGRVLAIEAGNLMGLLGSSRKDATQVDLFQPHYYNLVQAAIQALEMAKT
- a CDS encoding DUF1499 domain-containing protein — translated: MSAIATQSNSVIKRVLFTCISLLLVFACLLGTKISLTGEPQLLAGTRPDNLGVRAGELAPCPNTPNCVSSQSQDPAHKIESFIYNSSAQAAMTDLKTVLQSFRRTKPIAQSENYLYTEFTIPVVGFVDDVEFSLDENARVIHVRSASRMGESDLGVNRSRIETLRAKFNQINRPESV
- a CDS encoding YciI family protein — translated: MPKYIVWGSYCEDVLEKRVPYRQAHLDGLAKQKEAGVLITIGPTKDVTKVFGIYEAEDEATVRNLIESDPYWVNGIWTEYEVKEWIQAF
- a CDS encoding GTPase family protein is translated as MVRLKLWQWIVLATPIASIVGFFLVAAGLQIHEWRINWIWGVFILIFVGWRWLLVRWTRPVVVEMEAVAAEVSKEIESFSADAPLSTPDSSKKAEATLQEILVVAQSDRPLWEDWQTFWQRCQDLVVAIAQIYHPEVKYPLLNIYIPQAYGLIRGTVDDLDRWMQKLSPALNQVTVGQAYEAYEVYRKLEPSARKFWRAWNLAQWLLNPAAAVAKKASQRYTNQADRQLLVNLSQLLREAALRNLCRQAIALYSGDTLPGLESSKTQTLPQAKTQTLREILSQAEPVEIVEQKPVSILLVGRTGAGKSSLINTLFRAELAAVDVLPSTDRLQNYRWQTDTGETLTLWDTPGYEQVNGAELREQVLEYASNSDLLLLVNPALDPALQMDVDFLKDIQAEVTDLPVITAVTQVDRLRPIREWQPPYNWELGDRPKEIFIREAIQYRAQLLANYCDVVLPIVTADPQVGRIAWGIDALSLTLVQAIAPAKQLRLARFMRDLDTRTTAAAKIIDRYTFQMATTQGLTALLKSPVLQFISTISTGSPTLANLLAAQIPVEQLPVVIGKLQMAYELFSLLNPDKNPHNFDLLALWSLLLENSASPENNAWAFGHALVEYWTQSLTVEQLRQRYEGYLKQV